ATCCGGTGGGGCTGGTGCTGAATGATGAAGGCAAGCTCATCGGTCTGGACCTGAACCGTTCCCTCCGGGACGAGCATGGCGAGATTTACGACATTGTGGCGGGCACCTTCCTGGTGGTGGGCCTGGGGCCGGAGAGTTTCGCGTCCCTGCCCCCGGACATGATCCAGAAGTACACTGAGCAATTCAAGCGGCCGGAGCTGTTCGCCAGCATCAACGGGCAGATCGTATCCGTTCCCGTGGAGCCGGAAAACCCGCTGCGCACGGCGGAAATGACCCTAGAGGATGACTACGGCATGATCGACGGGATCATCAACAACGGCCGCCGTGGGGAGGAATTGGAGAAAGCCCAGGCCGAGGCGCGCAGGACCACGCCGGAGAAAAAGCCTTCCATCCGGGAGCGGCTGGAGGACGCAAAGCGGGAGTGTGGGTCGCGAAAAGGCCCGGACAAGCCCACCCCGCAGAAGGAGCCCCCGGAGCTGGGCGACTTATGAGCCGGAGCAAGAAATGGCGTCTGGAATGGGCGTTCTTCCTGGGCGAGAACGGCAGGCGTCAGTATAACAAGCTCTGCAAAGGCTGCGCCCATCCCTGCAAGCAGAGTTTCCGGACAGTAGTAGTGTCCTGCCCGTACTATCTTTCCCGCCGTTCCAAAAAACGCAGGAATTAGGGTTCAAAATAGGCGAAGAAACCGCCTGTGGCGGCTTTTCTGTGTAGGGGCAGTATGATTTCCCATGTGGGGCGGTAAGGCATTTCTGCACAGGGAAAACGTTCGTATTTCACCTTTTTCAAACAGAAAGGCTCGCTGCCATCGGATGTTGTCCGGTGGCGGCGAGCCCTTTTTTATATTTTGATTCTTGGCTGAACTTTGTCCCGTTCTCTTTCCACAGCTTTCAATTTTACATTATTACGTAATTGGTTGTACAAATCGATGTTTTCTTCAGACTCATATGCAAAAGTTACGCATAATGCATAAGATTGAGGCTGCTCTTGTTGAGCATATTTAAACCGCTCTTTGCCCGATATTAATATGTATATATATGGTTCATCATTACCAGGCCATAGGAGGTCAGCACCGCCCGTAGGACTCTTTTGCCAACGTCTCTGTTGCAGGGTTGATTTCTGTACAGTATCATAACCAGGGATAAAGTCTTTAATTTTGTATTCATCAGGAAGCTTCTTAAAATCATCTTCTGTATCTGTACCAGCTTCTCTTTTGGCCTTATATTTGATTAGCGTATCCTCATCAATCCTACGAAAAATCTCAATCCACAAATTATTGGCTAAGTATTCTTTCCTGCTTATTCTTGTTACAGGGTTATATGCCAAACTAACAGTAATCGATTTTGCCGCTCGAACTTTGAGAAACTGTTTGGGTACAGGTATCTTATAAAGATGAAAATCTCGTAACGGAAGTCTATCTTCTGCAAAAAGTGTAACATGGTTATCCGTCGAAGTAAGTATCTGTTCTGAAATTTTCCCATACCCGTATAAACGCATAAATCGATCATGTTTTGGATTATCTTTTCCAGTATAATCTGCGTCTTTCGACATTTCGCCCCAGGTTTGCATATCATTAGAGCACTTAGCTGAATTTGCAAGCAGCGCTCGAATTAAATTTGCTGAAGGCCTTCCATCAATTTGAGCTTCCAAAATGCGTTCTAGCCGGGCCGCAATATGAGTAACATGTGGAGCAGCAAAGCTTGTTCCACAATATCCTTTAAAGACTCGATCATTAGTATGGTTCAAAGTAGGTTCCATAAGATTCTGATCTGTCTTTAGCCACCGGCTGGCCCCTCTCGATATTTGTCGAAGTGAAAAATTACCTCCGTAATCAACAAAATCAGGCTTGATAGATTTGTTGACACCTTTTCCGATCCTTGTAAATACCGAGGGATGGTCTTTTAAACCTACAGAGATGGGATTAATTCCAGTACCTCGTAAAACTGCTGGCTCAGAAGAACGTGATATTGATCCAACGGTAACGCTAAGAGCAGAAGTAGCAGGATCAATCAGACGATGGTCTTGAGCAAATAGCTGATCGCGAACTTTTTCCATCGCTTCTTCTCGGGATTCAAATTCTGGTATTTCAGGATCGGAAACATTTCCGGCGCTCACAATAATTACAATATCTAATTCCCGTGCTAGATCATCCAACATGCTCGCCCAACTCAATTGGCGTCCGCCATTATACATGCTACCTGCATCGCCCGCCGAAAGATTAAAGATGCGGCATCCATACGTTTCATAGAAATATACAATAGCATCTCTAACAAGTCTTTCAGGACGAACATCTTCTCGGAAATAGGGATCGCCATCTTCATCATGCATGATTTTAGCACTACAGATTCGTACTAAGGGTGTAAAAATTCTGCTTTCGTCGGGGGTGGAAAAGTCACCATACACTACTATGCCAGCAACACCAGTTCCATGACCGTTCATATCTGCTGTTGTGTGTTCCGTAGTATCAAAATCTTCTTCTGCAACGACTACAGATTTAAGCAAAGGATTTCCTGTAAAAATACCAGAATCCAGTACAGTAGCAAGCGGCGCCGTTTCGTCAAGTGTATCATTTACAATAGGGACATAATCATATTGATAAAGTTCGTGGGGCTCCTGGGTAACTATCTCCGCAGGTAATTCAATTGAGGATATAATATCCATGCTAAGCAGTGCATTTAAGGAAAACTCATTAACCTTGGCGCGCCCCAGTAGCAAACCAGAAATCGCAAACAGATCACCTAGCAATTG
This DNA window, taken from Dysosmobacter welbionis, encodes the following:
- a CDS encoding S8 family peptidase, translating into MANYDHIQIERQETVSTYRGRPNPAAPKPPVRDRKRHGQKLSEEISQASKNVLDSRKNIGIQTDKLMVLELSGEALSGDLLELLINKFRLSLVEETAEPGSNQSKLIVQFEDQEAIAQFNAERALWEDDLPDEVLLTHAQRRNLFSCIDAVRSLTPEDRMGPHLKDFIKAIPKDMGFFIVNIDVWYNNNPSEILSTERQIRSVLGTQGSQLLGDLFAISGLLLGRAKVNEFSLNALLSMDIISSIELPAEIVTQEPHELYQYDYVPIVNDTLDETAPLATVLDSGIFTGNPLLKSVVVAEEDFDTTEHTTADMNGHGTGVAGIVVYGDFSTPDESRIFTPLVRICSAKIMHDEDGDPYFREDVRPERLVRDAIVYFYETYGCRIFNLSAGDAGSMYNGGRQLSWASMLDDLARELDIVIIVSAGNVSDPEIPEFESREEAMEKVRDQLFAQDHRLIDPATSALSVTVGSISRSSEPAVLRGTGINPISVGLKDHPSVFTRIGKGVNKSIKPDFVDYGGNFSLRQISRGASRWLKTDQNLMEPTLNHTNDRVFKGYCGTSFAAPHVTHIAARLERILEAQIDGRPSANLIRALLANSAKCSNDMQTWGEMSKDADYTGKDNPKHDRFMRLYGYGKISEQILTSTDNHVTLFAEDRLPLRDFHLYKIPVPKQFLKVRAAKSITVSLAYNPVTRISRKEYLANNLWIEIFRRIDEDTLIKYKAKREAGTDTEDDFKKLPDEYKIKDFIPGYDTVQKSTLQQRRWQKSPTGGADLLWPGNDEPYIYILISGKERFKYAQQEQPQSYALCVTFAYESEENIDLYNQLRNNVKLKAVERERDKVQPRIKI